A genomic region of Raphanus sativus cultivar WK10039 chromosome 6, ASM80110v3, whole genome shotgun sequence contains the following coding sequences:
- the LOC108811692 gene encoding uncharacterized protein LOC108811692 yields the protein MGRCPTRKVKKRRLSHKTARRDKFEVKGDDLVYTELRKPETETKPLELSEDLPGMGQFYCLHCDRYFSNASVRDDHFKTKKHKKRVKLMNGPAPHSQLDADLAAGMGMPDNGPKLMAS from the exons atgGGGAGATGCCCGACAAGAAAGGTGAAGAAGAGGCGATTGTCTCACAAAACAGCTCGTCGTGACAAATTCGAAGTCAAAGGCGACGATTTAGTGTACACTGAGCTGCGCAAACCAGAGACGGAGACAAAGCCTTTGGAGCTTAGCGAGGATCTGCCTGGAATGGGCCAGTTCTACTGCCTACACTGCGA TCGGTACTTCTCTAATGCGTCTGTGCGAGATGATCATTTTAAGACTAAGAAACACAAGAAGCG TGTGAAGTTAATGAATGGACCTGCGCCACACTCACAACTCGATGCTGATTTGGCTGCTGGGATGGGAATGCCCGACAATGGTCCAAAGCTCATGGCTTCTTGA